A single genomic interval of Argopecten irradians isolate NY chromosome 8, Ai_NY, whole genome shotgun sequence harbors:
- the LOC138329785 gene encoding uncharacterized protein, with protein sequence MRVYYSMVFHYLSPYSGTNPGTNASTNRMDSVPLRGPITHGHRHNPKTCTPPDYLGRQPLIQELLAYPGPITHGHRHNPKTCTPPDFLFRKPLTGVSRTYHTLTQTQPQNVRATRPPLQATPYSGATGVSRTYHTRTQTQPQNVHATRLPLQATPYWRTHDLSHTDTDPTPKRTRHQTTFAGNPLFRSYWRIQDLSHTDTDTTPKRARHQTTFAGNPLLASYWRIQDLSHTDTDTTPKRARHQTTLAGNPLFRSYWRIQDLSHTDTDTTPKRARHQTTFAGNPLFRSYWRIQDLSHTDTDTTPKRARHQTTFAGNPLFRSYWRIHDLSHTDTDTTPKRARHQTTFAGNPLFLELSGVFRTYHTLTHTPTQTQPPKACTPPDYLCRQPLI encoded by the exons ATGAGAGTGTACTATTCCATGGTATTTCACTACCTCAGTCCCTACTCCGGCACAAACCCTGGCACAAATGCAAGTACGAACCGGATGGACAGTGTCCCGCTCCGAG GACCTATCACACACGGACACAGACACAACCCCAAAACGTGCACGCCACCAGACTACCTTGGCAGGCAACCCCTTATTCAGGAGCTACTGGCGTATCCAGGACCTATCACACACGGACACAGACACAACCCCAAAACGTGCACGCCACCAGACTTCCTTTTCAGGAAACCCCTTACTGGCGTATCCAGGACCTATCACACACTGACACAGACCCAACCCCAAAACGTGCGCGCCACCAGACCACCTTTGCAGGCAACCCCTTATTCAGGAGCTACTGGCGTATCCAGGACCTATCACACACGGACACAGACACAACCCCAAAACGTGCACGCCACCAGACTTCCTTTACAGGCAACCCCTTACTGGCGTACCCATGACCTATCACACACTGACACAGACCCAACCCCAAAACGTACACGCCACCAGACTACCTTTGCAGGCAACCCCTTATTCAGGAGCTACTGGCGTATCCAGGACCTATCACACACGGACACAGACACAACCCCAAAACGTGCACGCCACCAGACTACCTTTGCAGGCAACCCCTTACTGGC GAGCTACTGGCGTATCCAGGACCTATCACACACGGACACAGACACAACCCCAAAACGTGCACGCCACCAGACTACCTTGGCAGGCAACCCCTTATTCAGGAGCTACTGGCGTATCCAGGACCTATCACACACGGACACAGACACAACCCCAAAACGTGCACGCCACCAGACTACCTTTGCAGGCAACCCCTTATTCAGGAGCTACTGGCGTATCCAGGACCTATCACACACTGACACAGACACAACCCCAAAACGTGCACGCCACCAGACTACCTTTGCAGGCAACCCCTTATTCAGGAGCTACTGGCGTATCCATGACCTATCACACACTGACACAGACACAACCCCAAAACGTGCACGCCACCAGACTACCTTTGCAGGCAACCCCTTATTCCTGGAGCTATCTGGCGTATTCAGGACCTATCACACACTGACACACACCCCAACCCAGACACAACCCCCAAAAGCGTGCACGCCACCAGACTACCTTTGCAGGCAACCCCTTATTTAG